A window of Methanobrevibacter sp. genomic DNA:
AGTTTGTGGAATACGCAAAGGAAAATGATGCTCTCATCCTATTCGATGCCGCTTATGAAGTTTTCATTACAGAAGACAATGTACCTCATACCATATATGAAATCGATGGCGCTAAGGAAGTGGCTATCGAATTCAGAAGCTTTTCAAAAACAGCAGGATTTACAGGTACACGCTGTGCTTACACTGTCGTTCCTAAAGAGATTAAAATTAAGGACAGCGAAGGCAATGAACAGGCTGTCAATCCATTATGGAACAGAAGGCAAACCACTAAATTCAATGGTGTTTCCTATCCTGTTCAAAAGGCTGCAGAAGCGGTTTACACAGAACAAGGTCAAAAGGAAATCATGGAAAACATTGAATATTACTTGGAAAATGCCAGAATCATTCGTGAAAGCCTATCTGAAATCGGATTGAATGTTTACGGTGGAGTTAACTCCCCTTATATCTGGGTAAAGACTCCTAACGATATGGAATCATGGGACTTCTTTGACTTATTGTTGGAGGAAGCCAATATTGTAGGTACTCCTGGTTCCGGATTCGGTCCAAGCGGAGAAGGCTACTTGAGATTAACTGCATTCAATACCTTGGAAAACACTAAAGAGGCTATGAGCAGAATTTCTAAATTATCTTTCTAGATTAAACCTTTAATAATTTAGATTTCTATCTATCAATTTATTTTATAAATTATTTTTTTATGGTGAAAAAATGGAAGTTAATTCTTTATTGATTGAAGAAAATGATGATTTACAGGATTTATTCTCCAAATATGGTGCGTTAGCATTGGAAAAGCAGGAAACTTTATCCTCTCTTGTCGGAGATGCTGAGCCTGAATTAGATATTGAAAAGGGAATTGTCAAATTCGATGAGAAGGAATTCCCTATTCAGCTTATTGGATTTCTGGATCCTGATGAGGACGCTTGGTTCTGGGCATGGGACAATGAGGAAATTGGTTTTCCGGAAGAATTGATTGAAGAGGCAAAGGCAGTTAAGGAATTCGGCGAAAAGCAGAATGTTCCCCAATTCTATGAAAACGTATTCACTGCAAGCCTGACTGAAGCCCATATATTGAACATGACCATATCCTCCCTCTTTGGCAATGATGCATACTGTGCAGTGAATTATGGAACTTTTGTTTTCTTTGTCACCATCAAGTCCGATGAAATTCCTATAAGCGATGACATTGATGTGTTTGCAGTTACCATTAATGATTTCCATCGCAGATTCGAAGTGAATCACATAAAGGCTTTAAGATCATATGCCCTCTTAAAAGGTTATGAATACAAGGAAAGAGATGATTTTTCAGTTATTAAAGCCGGTGATGATAGGATAGTCGTTAGCTTGACTGAAAGAAAAAACATTCAAACCATTAAGGTATTTAAGGTCTAATGCCTTATTTTTTATTCTTTTAAATTATTTTAACTTTTTTTTTTTTTTTTTTATTGAAAATATTCTTCTATTCAATATTTCAACTATACAGGTGTTCTTATGAATCAAGACTTAATTGATGAAATTAATTATGAAATTCAATTATTGATCAAATCCGGCTTTTATAGTGATGACGAGATATTAGAGATTATTGATGATGAATTCATAGAAGAGAATATTTCTGAAGATTCCATTTCAAAACTCTTTTTAGACAACAAAGAGGAGATAGGTGGAATTGAAAAGGATTCAGAAGACTTCACCAAATTGAAGAATGCATTCTTTGACTTGACAAGGGAAAAAATCATTTCCATTCATAATGCAGGCTATGACATTGAAGAGGGAATTCAGGATTCATTTGAATTGTTTGTTCATTTAAGAAACAATAAGTATTCCCCAATTGGATTCTGTTTCTATACCTTTGAAGACATTGAAAATGTCATTGAAGGCAATGCATTGAACATTGCATTTGGCGATTTTGAATATGATGAGGAAAAAGGCCTTGAAATAGCTAAAAAGGTTGTAGGTGTTCTCAAAGGCTATGGCTTCGATATCAATTGGAATGAGTCTGTAGAGGAAATAATTGAAATCAGGGACTTCAATTGGAAAAAACGGTTTGATGGAAAGGAGTATTCCATGGACGGAGCACTTGAAGATTTTATTGAATTGAATAAGGATAAATAATTTTTTTTGTTTTATACTACTTAGTGATTATATGAATAACAGATCAAAAGAAATCATTGAAGAGGCCATATCACAAGGAAAATGGGTTTGGCTGGAGATTGATGGCAATTCCAATTCCTTATACCTGGAATTTGAAAATCTTAAATTGTCCTCCCAAACCATTTTTGACAATTCATATAGAGGGGAATTGGCCATTCGCTTTGGTCAAAACATATATCTGGCTTTGTTTTTCAATAAAAAGGATGATTTGGGTTTTTTAAGATTC
This region includes:
- a CDS encoding LL-diaminopimelate aminotransferase; this translates as MVKINENYLLLQNSYLFVEVNRRAEKYMAENPDKNVIKMGIGDVTKPLTPTVIKAFKDAVDEMADADSFMGYGPEQGYDFLAEAIIKNDFNRWGVDLDLDEVFISDGAKCDTGNIQEIFALDNVIAVTDPVYPVYVDTNVMAGRSGNIKDDGMYENIVYLPCTEENNFVPALPSEPVDIIYLCFPNNPTGTTLTKDELAKFVEYAKENDALILFDAAYEVFITEDNVPHTIYEIDGAKEVAIEFRSFSKTAGFTGTRCAYTVVPKEIKIKDSEGNEQAVNPLWNRRQTTKFNGVSYPVQKAAEAVYTEQGQKEIMENIEYYLENARIIRESLSEIGLNVYGGVNSPYIWVKTPNDMESWDFFDLLLEEANIVGTPGSGFGPSGEGYLRLTAFNTLENTKEAMSRISKLSF
- a CDS encoding DUF6882 domain-containing protein, with the translated sequence MEVNSLLIEENDDLQDLFSKYGALALEKQETLSSLVGDAEPELDIEKGIVKFDEKEFPIQLIGFLDPDEDAWFWAWDNEEIGFPEELIEEAKAVKEFGEKQNVPQFYENVFTASLTEAHILNMTISSLFGNDAYCAVNYGTFVFFVTIKSDEIPISDDIDVFAVTINDFHRRFEVNHIKALRSYALLKGYEYKERDDFSVIKAGDDRIVVSLTERKNIQTIKVFKV